In a single window of the Leisingera daeponensis DSM 23529 genome:
- a CDS encoding multidrug effflux MFS transporter, with the protein MSTYDTRAAGQRTPPRIFTLILLAGLSALGMNLHLPSLAGMSEYYAVDYRVMQLSVALYLAGNAVVQIFVGPISDQMGRRPVILTSIALFLLATLGCIYAPTAEVFLMFRVAQTAVAATMVLSRAAVRDLYDTNEAASMIGYVTMGMAIVPMIGPAIGGFLDQWMGWKANFWMLFLVGAATLMITFTDFGETAHKSGKTLVAQFLEYPELLRSPRFWGYSLSSGLASGAFFAYLGGAPFVGTEIYGLSTAELGVYFSAPAVGYFAGNFISGRYSMRLGVNRMVLWGCVINGGGVLLSLLIAMAGADSVMTFFGLMCFVGLGNGMAIPNATAGAISVRPHLAGTASGLSGAIMIGAGAALSAFAGMLLVPGSTAVPLLVVMFATAASGLIAILLVVWRERQIRA; encoded by the coding sequence ATGTCCACATATGATACCCGGGCCGCCGGCCAGCGGACGCCTCCGCGCATCTTTACCCTGATCCTGCTGGCAGGCCTCTCGGCGCTTGGCATGAACCTGCATCTGCCGTCGCTGGCAGGCATGTCGGAGTATTATGCGGTCGACTACCGGGTGATGCAGCTGTCGGTGGCACTGTATCTGGCGGGCAACGCGGTGGTGCAGATCTTTGTCGGGCCGATCTCTGACCAGATGGGACGGCGGCCGGTGATCCTGACCAGCATCGCGCTGTTCCTTCTGGCGACGCTGGGCTGCATCTATGCGCCGACGGCGGAGGTATTCCTGATGTTCCGGGTGGCGCAGACGGCGGTGGCGGCCACCATGGTGCTGAGCCGCGCCGCGGTGCGCGATCTTTATGACACCAACGAAGCGGCCAGCATGATCGGCTATGTCACCATGGGCATGGCAATCGTGCCGATGATCGGCCCGGCGATCGGCGGTTTTCTGGATCAGTGGATGGGCTGGAAGGCCAATTTCTGGATGCTGTTCCTGGTCGGCGCGGCGACGCTGATGATCACCTTCACCGATTTCGGCGAAACCGCGCACAAGAGCGGCAAGACGCTGGTGGCGCAGTTCCTCGAATATCCCGAGCTGCTGCGCTCGCCGCGGTTCTGGGGCTATTCGCTGTCCTCGGGTCTCGCCTCGGGGGCGTTCTTTGCCTACCTGGGCGGAGCGCCGTTTGTCGGCACCGAGATTTACGGGCTGAGCACGGCGGAACTGGGCGTTTACTTCTCAGCGCCTGCGGTGGGGTATTTCGCCGGCAACTTCATCTCCGGCCGCTACTCCATGCGGCTGGGGGTCAACCGCATGGTGCTGTGGGGCTGCGTGATCAACGGCGGCGGGGTGCTGCTGTCTCTGCTGATTGCGATGGCAGGCGCGGACAGTGTGATGACCTTCTTCGGTCTCATGTGCTTTGTCGGGCTGGGAAATGGCATGGCGATCCCCAATGCCACAGCAGGCGCGATTTCGGTGCGGCCGCATCTGGCGGGCACGGCCTCGGGCCTCAGCGGCGCGATCATGATCGGTGCGGGCGCGGCGCTCAGCGCCTTTGCGGGGATGCTGCTGGTGCCCGGTTCGACCGCGGTGCCGCTGCTGGTGGTCATGTTTGCCACGGCCGCCAGCGGGCTGATTGCGATCCTGCTGGTGGTCTGGCGGGAGCGGCAGATCCGCGCTTAA